One Pseudomonas fluorescens genomic region harbors:
- a CDS encoding LysR family transcriptional regulator, translating to MRRKIPSTAALISFEAAARHESFTRAAEELSLTQGAICRQIAGLEDFLSVELFRRSRRGVKLTEAGLSYSRRVATQLDAVERDTLSVMGQQGTNVIELAVVPTFGTQWLLPRLKDFQLKHPEVTVNLTNRTRPFLFADTEFDAAIYFGDADWSGTESHRLMGENPMPVCSPSLLGKRTHLTADHIAELPLLQQTTRPYAWRQWFNSQQLNVPRDMTGPRYELFSMLAQAAMHDMGVALIPPFLIQRELAEKRLVIANPQALSSIKAYYLMIPERKVESASLKAFRDWLVNQAQSYNLEE from the coding sequence ATGCGCAGGAAGATTCCCAGTACCGCGGCGCTGATCAGCTTCGAAGCGGCTGCACGGCACGAGAGTTTTACTCGCGCTGCCGAAGAACTTTCCCTCACTCAAGGCGCCATCTGCCGACAGATCGCCGGTCTTGAGGACTTCCTGAGCGTGGAGCTGTTCCGACGTTCACGCCGCGGAGTAAAGCTGACCGAAGCCGGCCTTTCGTACAGTCGCCGAGTGGCGACTCAGTTGGATGCCGTGGAGCGCGACACCCTCTCCGTGATGGGCCAACAAGGCACCAATGTGATTGAACTGGCGGTGGTGCCAACCTTCGGCACCCAATGGCTGCTGCCGCGCCTCAAGGATTTCCAGCTCAAGCACCCGGAAGTCACGGTCAACCTGACCAACCGCACCCGCCCCTTCCTGTTTGCCGACACTGAATTCGATGCAGCGATCTACTTCGGCGATGCGGATTGGTCGGGTACTGAATCCCACAGGTTGATGGGGGAAAATCCGATGCCCGTTTGCAGCCCATCCCTACTCGGCAAAAGAACGCATCTGACTGCTGATCACATTGCCGAACTGCCCCTGCTGCAACAGACCACCCGCCCGTATGCGTGGCGTCAGTGGTTCAACTCGCAACAGCTGAATGTCCCGCGCGACATGACCGGCCCGCGCTACGAGCTATTCTCCATGCTTGCCCAGGCCGCCATGCACGACATGGGCGTAGCGCTGATTCCGCCGTTCCTGATTCAGCGGGAGTTGGCCGAGAAAAGACTGGTGATCGCCAACCCCCAGGCCCTTTCGAGCATCAAGGCTTATTACCTGATGATTCCGGAGCGAAAGGTCGAATCAGCGTCGTTAAAAGCATTTCGCGACTGGTTGGTAAATCAGGCGCAGAGCTACAACCTAGAAGAATAA
- the trpB gene encoding tryptophan synthase subunit beta, whose translation MTQTSNTSDLRNGPDVNGLFGAFGGRYVAETLMPLILDLAREYEAAKEDPAFKKELAYFQRDYVGRPSPLYFAERLTEFCGGAKIYLKREELNHTGAHKINNCIGQILLARRMGKKRIIAETGAGMHGVATATVAARFGLDCVIYMGTTDIERQQANVFRMKLLGAEVIPVVAGTGTLKDAMNEALRDWVTNVDNTFYLIGTVAGPHPYPAMVRDFQAVIGKETRDQLQAQEGRLPDSLVACIGGGSNAMGLFHPFLDDKSVEIIGVEAAGYGIETGKHAASLNGGVPGVLHGNRTFLLQDDDGQIIDAHSISAGLDYPGIGPEHAWLHDIGRVQYTSVTDDEALEAFHKCCRLEGIIPALESAHALAEVFKRAPKLPKDHLMVVNLSGRGDKDMQTVMHHMESAQQEPSKQEKH comes from the coding sequence ATGACCCAGACTTCGAACACTTCTGATCTGCGCAACGGCCCTGACGTCAACGGCCTGTTCGGCGCGTTCGGTGGCCGCTATGTGGCCGAAACCCTGATGCCGTTGATCCTCGACCTGGCCCGCGAATATGAAGCGGCCAAGGAAGATCCGGCGTTCAAGAAAGAACTGGCCTACTTCCAGCGTGATTATGTCGGACGTCCGAGCCCGCTGTATTTCGCCGAGCGTCTGACCGAGTTCTGCGGCGGCGCAAAGATCTACCTCAAGCGTGAAGAGCTCAACCACACCGGCGCGCACAAGATCAACAACTGCATCGGCCAGATCCTGCTGGCGCGGCGCATGGGCAAGAAGCGCATCATTGCCGAGACCGGCGCCGGCATGCACGGCGTGGCCACGGCTACCGTTGCTGCGCGTTTCGGGCTTGATTGTGTGATCTACATGGGCACCACTGACATCGAACGTCAGCAGGCCAACGTGTTCCGCATGAAGTTGCTCGGCGCTGAAGTGATTCCGGTGGTTGCCGGCACCGGCACCCTGAAAGATGCGATGAACGAAGCCCTGCGTGACTGGGTGACCAACGTCGACAATACTTTTTACCTGATCGGCACGGTGGCCGGCCCGCACCCTTATCCAGCGATGGTTCGCGACTTCCAGGCCGTCATCGGCAAGGAAACCCGCGATCAGTTGCAAGCGCAGGAAGGTCGTCTGCCTGACAGCCTGGTGGCATGCATCGGTGGCGGTTCCAACGCGATGGGCCTGTTCCACCCGTTCCTGGATGACAAAAGCGTCGAAATCATCGGTGTCGAAGCGGCAGGCTACGGCATTGAAACCGGCAAACACGCAGCCAGCCTCAATGGCGGGGTTCCGGGTGTGTTGCACGGCAACCGCACCTTCCTGCTGCAGGACGACGACGGCCAGATCATCGACGCCCACTCGATTTCCGCCGGCCTCGACTATCCGGGCATCGGCCCTGAGCATGCATGGTTGCATGACATCGGCCGCGTCCAGTACACCTCCGTGACTGACGACGAAGCTCTCGAAGCGTTTCATAAATGCTGCCGCCTGGAAGGGATCATTCCAGCGCTGGAAAGCGCCCACGCCTTGGCTGAAGTATTCAAACGCGCACCGAAGCTGCCGAAGGATCACCTGATGGTGGTCAACCTGTCGGGCCGTGGCGACAAAGATATGCAAACCGTCATGCACCATATGGAAAGCGCTCAACAAGAGCCATCCAAGCAGGAGAAACACTGA
- the trpA gene encoding tryptophan synthase subunit alpha, whose translation MSRLQTRFADLKEQNRAALVTFVTAGDPDYDTSLAILKGLPQAGADVIELGMPFTDPMADGPAIQLANIRALGAKQNLAKTLQMVREFRQGNSDTPLVLMGYFNPIHMYGVARFIADAKEAGVDGLIVVDMPPEHNEELCDPAQAAGLDFIRLTTPTTDDARLPRVLNGSSGFVYYVSVAGVTGAGAATLEHVEEAVTRLRRHTDLPISIGFGIRTPEQAAAIARLADGVVVGSALIDHIANATTPAQAIDGVLSHCAALSEGVRKARVSQ comes from the coding sequence ATGAGCCGCCTGCAGACCCGTTTTGCCGACCTCAAGGAACAGAATCGCGCCGCGCTAGTGACCTTCGTCACCGCCGGTGATCCGGATTACGACACCTCGCTGGCGATCCTCAAGGGCTTGCCGCAGGCGGGGGCGGACGTGATCGAGTTGGGTATGCCGTTCACCGACCCCATGGCTGATGGTCCGGCCATTCAATTGGCCAACATCCGAGCCTTGGGCGCCAAACAGAACCTGGCGAAAACCCTGCAAATGGTTCGCGAATTCCGCCAAGGCAATAGCGACACGCCGCTGGTGCTGATGGGTTACTTCAACCCGATCCACATGTACGGTGTGGCTCGTTTCATTGCTGACGCAAAAGAGGCCGGCGTCGACGGTCTGATCGTGGTCGACATGCCACCTGAGCATAATGAAGAACTGTGCGATCCGGCGCAGGCGGCCGGTCTGGACTTCATCCGTCTGACCACACCGACCACCGACGATGCGCGCCTGCCACGGGTGCTCAACGGCAGTTCCGGTTTCGTTTACTACGTTTCGGTGGCTGGTGTGACCGGTGCCGGTGCTGCGACTCTGGAGCACGTTGAAGAAGCGGTGACTCGCCTGCGTCGCCATACCGATCTGCCGATCAGCATCGGCTTTGGCATCCGTACGCCGGAGCAAGCGGCGGCCATTGCGCGTCTGGCAGATGGTGTCGTGGTGGGCTCGGCGTTGATCGATCATATCGCCAACGCGACCACCCCCGCTCAGGCCATCGACGGCGTGTTGAGCCATTGCGCGGCGCTGTCCGAAGGCGTGCGTAAGGCCCGCGTCAGCCAGTAA
- a CDS encoding DUF4105 domain-containing protein: MRRFGAWLLAGALLLLGNNANAGLQLRLKTEGLSPAQQHASQALIDEAMAKLPPSFIERLDRRIDVGWTDDMPGNAYGQATLVSELDLNRKLLAGLTDGSAAREKTNRPHGTVRQELLATVLHEITHIYDRARLWPDAERTLIQRCTRRFNSAGLIGIPDECRGQNGRRFSLSDDPRLLDLAGWQQYVGRRGEREQHNRQIARSPDLYEISSSKEFVAVNMEYFLLDPSYACRRPALYRYYQQHFDWAPPAKDTCSKTFAFLNAGNDFAKQPLGQVDPERVYAVDYLLAEANQNWVSRWGHSMLRLVICAPGRPRGPDCRLDLDQHLVLSYRAFVGDVQLSSWDGLVGKYPSRLFVLPLAQVIDEYTKTELRSLASVPLNLSREEIEGVVEHAAEMHWSYDGNYFFLSNNCAVEGLKLLRSGSNNTQFVGLDSIMPNGLLEVMKGRGLADTSVLDDPKEALRLGYRFDSFRDRYQAMFDVLKKQLPIKQTTVEEWLSLTAQERREWFARADLRTSAALLLLEQASYRRQLLLAQDEVKQRYLGARELENGGMDKANATLQEILANSGFLSRPAELLDSKGYGLPQPSEFKRLEDESSQRQKKLLALSGDLDAEVRKLLEPKRAAEIAASEENVKQIGAHLRQLHKASGGLELP, translated from the coding sequence GTGAGGCGTTTCGGCGCCTGGCTGCTGGCCGGGGCTTTGTTGCTGCTTGGCAACAACGCCAACGCTGGCCTGCAATTGCGGCTCAAGACCGAGGGCTTGAGCCCCGCTCAACAACACGCCAGTCAGGCGCTGATTGATGAGGCGATGGCGAAGTTGCCACCGAGTTTTATCGAACGGCTGGATCGACGCATCGATGTCGGCTGGACCGATGACATGCCCGGTAACGCTTATGGCCAGGCCACGCTGGTTTCCGAACTCGATCTGAATCGCAAGCTGCTCGCCGGTCTCACCGACGGCAGCGCCGCCAGAGAAAAAACCAATCGCCCGCACGGCACGGTGCGCCAGGAATTGCTCGCCACCGTGCTGCATGAAATTACCCATATCTACGATCGGGCGCGGCTATGGCCAGATGCCGAGCGCACGTTGATTCAGCGCTGCACGCGCCGGTTCAACAGCGCCGGGCTGATCGGTATTCCCGATGAATGTCGCGGGCAGAACGGCCGGCGCTTCAGCCTCAGCGATGATCCGCGCCTGCTCGACCTCGCCGGTTGGCAGCAATACGTTGGCCGCCGTGGCGAGCGCGAGCAGCACAATCGACAAATTGCCCGCAGCCCGGATCTTTACGAGATCTCCAGTTCCAAAGAATTCGTTGCGGTCAACATGGAGTATTTTCTCCTCGATCCAAGTTACGCCTGCCGCCGACCCGCGCTTTACCGCTATTACCAGCAGCACTTCGATTGGGCACCGCCGGCCAAGGACACTTGCAGCAAGACGTTCGCGTTTCTCAATGCCGGGAACGACTTCGCCAAACAACCTTTGGGGCAGGTTGACCCTGAGCGCGTGTACGCCGTCGATTACCTGCTGGCGGAGGCCAACCAGAACTGGGTCAGCCGCTGGGGCCACAGCATGCTGCGCCTGGTGATCTGCGCCCCCGGTCGCCCGCGCGGCCCGGATTGCCGGCTCGATCTGGATCAGCATCTGGTGCTCTCGTATCGTGCGTTCGTTGGCGATGTGCAGTTGTCGAGCTGGGACGGACTGGTCGGCAAATATCCGTCGCGGCTGTTCGTATTGCCACTCGCGCAAGTGATCGACGAATACACCAAGACCGAATTGCGTAGCCTCGCTTCAGTGCCGCTGAATCTGTCACGGGAGGAAATTGAAGGCGTGGTCGAACACGCGGCCGAAATGCATTGGAGCTACGACGGCAACTACTTTTTCCTTTCCAACAATTGCGCAGTGGAAGGCCTGAAACTGTTGCGCAGCGGCAGTAACAACACTCAGTTCGTCGGCCTCGACAGCATCATGCCCAACGGCTTGCTGGAGGTGATGAAGGGGCGCGGCCTGGCGGATACCAGCGTGCTGGACGATCCGAAAGAAGCGCTGCGTCTGGGTTACCGCTTCGACTCGTTCCGCGATCGCTATCAGGCGATGTTCGATGTGTTGAAAAAGCAGCTGCCGATCAAACAGACCACCGTCGAAGAATGGCTCTCGCTCACTGCCCAAGAGCGTCGGGAGTGGTTCGCACGCGCGGATCTGCGAACCAGCGCGGCGTTGCTGTTGCTCGAACAAGCGAGTTATCGCCGCCAATTGCTGTTGGCTCAAGATGAGGTGAAGCAGCGCTACCTCGGAGCCCGAGAGCTGGAGAACGGTGGCATGGACAAGGCCAACGCGACTTTGCAGGAAATTCTCGCCAACAGCGGATTCCTAAGCCGTCCGGCGGAGCTGCTTGACTCCAAAGGCTATGGATTGCCGCAGCCGAGTGAATTCAAGCGGCTGGAGGATGAAAGCAGTCAACGGCAGAAAAAGCTGCTGGCACTTTCCGGTGATCTGGACGCAGAAGTCCGTAAATTGCTGGAGCCAAAACGTGCCGCCGAGATTGCCGCCAGCGAGGAGAACGTTAAACAGATTGGCGCGCATCTGCGCCAGTTGCACAAGGCTTCAGGCGGACTGGAGTTGCCCTGA
- a CDS encoding DUF2388 domain-containing protein yields the protein MSRLRLLSAAALLAVAANASATSFIVTTDAVVGALKSSSDATSDVTSSFRDDKIVLAARDDAASFVASEGEIRGVKLESALDHIRHQAPQLNATDAQLAQAILTI from the coding sequence ATGTCCCGTCTTCGCCTGCTCAGCGCTGCCGCCTTGCTGGCCGTAGCCGCCAACGCCAGCGCTACCAGCTTCATCGTCACCACGGATGCTGTGGTCGGTGCTCTCAAATCCTCGTCCGATGCCACTTCCGATGTCACCTCATCCTTCCGTGACGACAAGATCGTCCTCGCCGCCCGTGACGACGCCGCCAGCTTCGTTGCCAGCGAAGGCGAGATTCGCGGTGTGAAACTGGAAAGCGCGCTGGATCACATCCGCCATCAGGCGCCACAACTGAACGCGACCGACGCTCAATTGGCCCAAGCCATTCTGACGATCTAA
- a CDS encoding NAD(P)(+) transhydrogenase (Re/Si-specific) subunit beta produces the protein MSMNLVTTLYLIASICFIQALKGLSHPTTSRRGNLFGMLGMALAIITTVGLIYKLGAELATAGIGYVTVGLLVGGTAGSIMAKRVEMTKMPELVAFMHSMIGLAAVFIAIAAVVEPQSLGIVKQLGDSIPAGNRLELFLGAAIGAITFSGSVIAFGKLSGKYKFRLFQGAPVQFAGQHKLNAVLGLATLALGLTFMFTGNLTAFALMLALAFVMGVLIIIPIGGADMPVVVSMLNSYSGWAAAGIGFSLNNSMLIIAGSLVGSSGAILSYIMCKAMNRSFFNVLLGGFGNTADAGPAGAKEARPVKSGSADDATFLLTNADTVIIVPGYGLAVARAQHALKELTEKLTHRGVTVKYAIHPVAGRMPGHMNVLLAEAEVPYDQVFEMEDINSEFGQADVVLVLGANDVVNPAAKNDPKSPIAGMPILEAFKAKTIIVNKRSMASGYAGLDNELFYLDKTMMVFGDAKKVIEDMVKAVE, from the coding sequence ATGAGCATGAATCTCGTCACGACGCTCTACCTGATCGCGTCGATCTGCTTCATCCAGGCTCTCAAAGGCCTGTCGCACCCGACCACTTCGCGGCGCGGCAATCTGTTCGGCATGCTCGGCATGGCGCTGGCCATCATCACCACGGTCGGTCTCATCTATAAGCTGGGCGCAGAGCTCGCGACCGCCGGCATCGGCTACGTGACCGTCGGCCTGCTGGTCGGCGGCACTGCCGGTTCGATCATGGCCAAACGCGTTGAAATGACCAAGATGCCGGAACTGGTCGCGTTCATGCACAGCATGATCGGCCTGGCGGCGGTGTTCATTGCCATCGCCGCCGTGGTTGAGCCGCAATCGCTGGGTATCGTTAAACAGCTGGGCGACTCGATTCCGGCAGGCAACCGTCTGGAGCTGTTCCTCGGTGCGGCGATCGGTGCAATCACTTTCTCAGGTTCGGTGATTGCCTTCGGCAAGCTGTCGGGCAAGTACAAGTTCCGTCTGTTCCAGGGCGCACCGGTACAATTTGCCGGTCAGCACAAGCTCAATGCCGTGCTGGGCCTGGCGACGCTGGCACTCGGTCTGACCTTCATGTTCACCGGCAACCTCACCGCGTTCGCGCTGATGCTGGCGCTGGCGTTCGTGATGGGCGTGCTGATCATCATCCCGATCGGCGGCGCGGACATGCCGGTGGTGGTCTCGATGCTCAACAGCTATTCGGGCTGGGCGGCGGCGGGTATCGGCTTCTCGCTGAACAACTCGATGCTGATCATTGCCGGCTCGCTGGTAGGTTCGAGCGGCGCGATCCTCTCGTACATCATGTGCAAGGCGATGAACCGTTCATTCTTTAATGTACTGCTCGGCGGTTTCGGCAATACGGCGGATGCTGGCCCGGCCGGTGCAAAAGAAGCGCGCCCGGTTAAATCCGGCTCGGCTGACGACGCAACTTTCCTGCTGACCAACGCCGACACCGTGATCATCGTGCCGGGTTACGGCCTGGCGGTAGCGCGTGCACAACATGCGCTAAAAGAGCTGACCGAGAAGCTGACCCACCGTGGCGTGACCGTGAAGTACGCGATTCACCCGGTTGCCGGCCGTATGCCTGGCCACATGAACGTCCTGCTCGCCGAGGCCGAAGTGCCTTACGATCAGGTGTTCGAGATGGAAGACATCAACTCGGAGTTCGGCCAGGCCGACGTGGTGCTGGTGCTCGGTGCAAACGACGTGGTCAACCCGGCGGCGAAGAACGATCCGAAGTCGCCGATTGCCGGTATGCCGATTCTCGAAGCGTTCAAAGCCAAGACCATCATCGTCAACAAGCGCTCGATGGCTAGCGGCTATGCCGGCCTGGACAACGAACTGTTCTATCTGGACAAGACCATGATGGTCTTCGGCGACGCGAAGAAAGTCATCGAAGATATGGTCAAAGCGGTCGAGTAA
- a CDS encoding DUF1127 domain-containing protein — MERTLSSELFFEDKAVNTQASLPLRVIANLMLWQRRISSRHQLARLDSRLLADAGISEAQRYEELSKPFWR; from the coding sequence ATGGAACGTACACTCAGTTCCGAACTGTTCTTCGAAGACAAAGCTGTAAACACCCAGGCTTCCCTGCCTCTGCGCGTTATCGCCAACCTGATGTTGTGGCAGCGCCGCATCTCCAGCCGCCACCAACTGGCCCGTCTGGATTCGCGTCTGCTGGCTGACGCCGGTATCAGCGAAGCACAACGCTACGAAGAGCTGAGCAAGCCGTTCTGGCGCTAA
- a CDS encoding Re/Si-specific NAD(P)(+) transhydrogenase subunit alpha: MHIGVPLETQTGETRVAATPETIKKLISQGHKVTVQTGAGVKASVVDSAYEAAGATIGSANDAFGAELILKVVAPSDAELTLIKRGTVLVGMLNPFNNDAIAKMAECGITAFALEAAPRTSRAQSLDVLSSQANIAGYKAVLLAAHHYPRFMPMLMTAAGTVKAARVLILGAGVAGLQAIATAKRLGAVIEASDVRPAVKEQIESLGAKFVDVPYETDEERECAVGVGGYARPMPASWMQRQAQAVHERAKQADIVITTALIPGRKAPTLLSAETVAQMKPGSVVIDLAAAQGGNCPLTVADQVVIENGVTICGPTNLAGEVAADASALYARNLLDFLKLVFTKEGQFDVNLEDDIVAACLMCRDGQVIRKNA; encoded by the coding sequence GTGCACATTGGTGTTCCTCTCGAAACCCAGACCGGTGAAACACGGGTTGCTGCAACCCCGGAAACCATTAAAAAGCTGATCAGCCAAGGTCATAAGGTCACTGTGCAAACCGGCGCCGGCGTTAAAGCCAGTGTGGTCGACAGTGCGTATGAAGCGGCAGGCGCAACCATTGGCAGCGCCAATGATGCGTTTGGCGCCGAGCTGATTCTCAAAGTGGTCGCCCCAAGCGATGCCGAACTGACGCTGATCAAGCGCGGTACGGTGCTGGTGGGCATGCTCAACCCGTTCAACAACGACGCCATCGCGAAGATGGCCGAGTGCGGCATTACCGCGTTCGCCCTCGAAGCCGCGCCGCGTACTTCCCGGGCGCAGAGTCTCGATGTGTTGTCCTCGCAGGCGAACATTGCTGGCTATAAGGCTGTGTTGCTGGCCGCCCACCACTATCCGCGCTTCATGCCAATGCTGATGACCGCTGCGGGCACCGTGAAAGCGGCGCGTGTGCTGATTCTCGGCGCCGGCGTTGCCGGATTGCAGGCGATTGCCACGGCGAAACGTCTGGGTGCGGTGATTGAAGCCTCTGATGTGCGTCCGGCGGTGAAAGAGCAGATCGAATCCCTCGGCGCCAAGTTCGTCGATGTGCCTTACGAGACCGATGAAGAGCGCGAATGCGCCGTCGGTGTCGGCGGTTACGCCAGGCCGATGCCGGCGAGCTGGATGCAGCGTCAGGCCCAGGCTGTGCACGAACGCGCGAAGCAGGCGGACATCGTTATCACCACTGCACTGATTCCCGGCCGCAAGGCGCCGACGCTGTTGAGCGCAGAAACCGTGGCGCAGATGAAACCGGGCTCGGTCGTCATCGACCTCGCCGCCGCTCAGGGTGGCAACTGCCCGCTGACGGTGGCTGATCAGGTTGTGATCGAGAATGGCGTGACCATTTGCGGCCCGACCAACCTGGCCGGTGAAGTCGCTGCAGATGCCTCGGCACTGTACGCGCGCAACCTGCTGGACTTCCTCAAGCTGGTCTTCACCAAAGAAGGCCAGTTCGACGTCAACCTCGAAGACGACATTGTCGCCGCGTGCCTGATGTGCCGCGACGGCCAAGTCATCCGCAAAAACGCCTAA
- a CDS encoding NAD(P) transhydrogenase subunit alpha encodes MEELISPGIYNLIIFVLAIYVGYHVVWNVTPALHTPLMAVTNAISAIVIVGAMLAAALTVTPLGKTMGTLAVALAAVNVFGGFLVTRRMLEMFKKKAPKVKEEAPK; translated from the coding sequence ATGGAAGAGCTTATCTCCCCCGGTATCTACAACCTGATCATCTTCGTGCTGGCGATTTACGTCGGCTACCACGTGGTCTGGAACGTAACGCCTGCGCTGCATACACCCTTGATGGCGGTAACCAACGCCATTTCGGCGATCGTCATTGTCGGCGCCATGCTTGCCGCCGCATTGACCGTCACGCCATTGGGCAAAACCATGGGCACTCTCGCCGTGGCGCTGGCCGCGGTCAACGTGTTCGGTGGCTTCCTGGTTACCCGCCGCATGCTTGAGATGTTCAAGAAGAAAGCCCCGAAAGTAAAAGAAGAGGCGCCGAAGTAA
- a CDS encoding DUF2388 domain-containing protein: MRSPLIAAALGLFLLADVAQAHTLVATSNIIVRASQRTIDFTSDTTTSIRDSKIIREAHDDAASFVASNGDIRGAHLEAALNTLRARVPEARDASDQVLAEAILAL; this comes from the coding sequence ATGCGTAGCCCGCTGATTGCTGCCGCCCTTGGCCTGTTTTTGTTGGCCGACGTGGCCCAGGCGCACACCCTGGTAGCCACCAGTAACATCATCGTTCGCGCGTCCCAGCGCACCATTGATTTCACCTCTGACACCACCACGTCGATTCGCGACTCGAAAATCATCCGCGAAGCCCATGACGACGCCGCCAGCTTCGTGGCCAGCAATGGCGATATTCGTGGCGCTCACCTGGAAGCCGCCCTCAACACCTTGCGCGCTCGCGTGCCGGAAGCGCGCGACGCCAGTGATCAGGTACTCGCCGAAGCCATCCTCGCACTGTGA
- a CDS encoding DUF2388 domain-containing protein: MRFLPNLIVTSALLTACWVTSAGAFDAFNASTQGTVVSGYATSMVSSAPFDRKLLLAARDDAAAFVASDGEWRGARLESALHYLRKTRPKLHVSDLELAEAILVQ, translated from the coding sequence ATGCGCTTTCTTCCAAATCTTATTGTTACTTCTGCTTTATTGACCGCCTGCTGGGTCACGTCCGCCGGCGCCTTCGATGCGTTCAATGCTTCCACCCAAGGCACCGTCGTCAGCGGGTACGCCACGAGCATGGTGTCTTCCGCCCCCTTCGATCGTAAACTGCTGCTCGCCGCCCGAGATGACGCAGCGGCGTTCGTCGCCAGTGACGGTGAATGGCGAGGCGCAAGGCTTGAATCCGCGCTGCATTACTTGCGCAAAACCCGGCCAAAACTTCATGTCAGCGACCTTGAACTGGCAGAGGCAATTCTCGTCCAATAG
- a CDS encoding acetyl-CoA hydrolase/transferase family protein — MYRDRIRLPSLLDKVMSAADAAALIEDGMTVGMSGFTRAGEAKAVPHALAERAKVTPLQISLMTGASLGNDLDKQLTEAGVLSRRMPFQVDSTLRKAINAGQVMFIDQHLSETVEQLRNQQLKLPDIAVIEAVAITEQGHIVPTTSVGNSASFAIFAKQVIVEINLAHNANLEGLHDIYIPTYRPTRTPIPLVKVDDRIGSTAIPIPPEKIVAIVITQQSDSPSTVSTPDVDTNAIAEHLITFFKEEVAAGRMTNKLGPLQAGIGNIANAVMCGLIDSPFEDLTMYSEVLQDSTFDLIDAGKLSFASGSSITLSERRNSDVFGNLEKYKDKLVLRPQEISNHPEVVRRLGIIGINTALEFDIYGNVNSTHVCGTRMMNGIGGSGDFARNAHLAVFVTKSIAKGGAISSVVPMVSHVDHTEHDVDILVTEVGLADLRGLAPRERARVIIDNCVHPDFRQALNDYFTAACAIGGHTPHILREALSWHMNLEETGRMLAV, encoded by the coding sequence ATGTACCGTGACCGTATTCGCCTGCCTTCGTTGTTGGATAAAGTGATGAGCGCCGCCGACGCCGCCGCTTTGATTGAAGATGGCATGACCGTCGGCATGAGCGGTTTCACCCGTGCCGGCGAAGCCAAAGCCGTTCCTCACGCACTGGCCGAGCGCGCCAAGGTCACGCCGTTGCAAATCAGCCTGATGACCGGCGCCAGCCTCGGCAACGACCTCGACAAGCAACTGACCGAAGCCGGCGTGCTGTCGCGACGCATGCCCTTTCAGGTCGATAGCACCTTGCGCAAGGCGATCAACGCCGGCCAGGTGATGTTCATCGACCAGCACCTGTCGGAAACCGTTGAGCAACTGCGCAATCAGCAATTGAAGCTGCCGGATATCGCAGTCATCGAAGCCGTGGCGATCACAGAACAAGGCCACATCGTGCCGACCACCTCGGTGGGCAACTCGGCGAGCTTTGCGATTTTCGCCAAGCAGGTGATCGTCGAGATCAATCTGGCGCACAACGCCAACCTCGAAGGCCTGCACGACATCTATATCCCTACGTATCGCCCGACACGCACGCCGATCCCGCTGGTGAAAGTCGACGACCGCATCGGCAGTACGGCGATTCCGATTCCGCCGGAGAAGATCGTCGCCATCGTCATTACCCAGCAATCGGACTCGCCGTCCACCGTATCGACGCCCGATGTGGACACTAACGCCATCGCCGAGCACCTGATCACCTTCTTTAAAGAGGAAGTCGCTGCCGGGCGCATGACCAATAAGCTCGGCCCTTTGCAGGCGGGGATTGGCAACATTGCCAACGCGGTGATGTGCGGCTTGATCGATTCGCCATTTGAAGACCTGACCATGTACTCCGAAGTGCTGCAGGACTCGACTTTCGATCTCATCGATGCCGGCAAGCTGAGCTTTGCTTCGGGCAGCTCGATTACCCTGTCGGAGCGGCGCAACAGCGACGTGTTCGGCAACCTTGAGAAGTACAAGGACAAATTGGTGCTGCGTCCGCAAGAGATCTCCAACCACCCGGAGGTGGTGCGACGTCTGGGCATCATCGGCATCAACACGGCGCTGGAGTTCGATATCTACGGCAACGTCAACTCCACCCACGTCTGCGGCACGCGGATGATGAACGGCATTGGTGGTTCGGGCGACTTCGCGCGCAATGCGCATCTGGCGGTGTTCGTGACCAAGTCGATCGCCAAGGGCGGCGCAATTTCCAGCGTGGTGCCGATGGTCAGCCACGTTGACCACACCGAGCATGACGTCGACATTCTGGTGACCGAAGTGGGTCTGGCTGACTTGCGCGGCCTGGCGCCACGGGAGCGTGCGCGGGTGATCATCGATAACTGTGTGCACCCGGACTTCCGTCAGGCGCTTAACGATTACTTCACAGCGGCCTGTGCAATCGGTGGCCACACCCCGCACATCCTGCGGGAAGCGCTGAGCTGGCATATGAACCTGGAAGAAACCGGTCGCATGCTCGCTGTGTAA